From the Lathyrus oleraceus cultivar Zhongwan6 chromosome 4, CAAS_Psat_ZW6_1.0, whole genome shotgun sequence genome, one window contains:
- the LOC127138147 gene encoding uncharacterized protein LOC127138147: MGIPDDEILDVAPLSVIPGANIDLNQPIAIDASDVVCSNQGNTSSIPSSSTPSANSKEDKHYTDRVIRDLVTRILNEGKTVSEKGKFVASKTVNASHSEKHDEANVVIDLEDCSSEDQEESLLHHIKPSVAKRMKTHKGKFVAELMSARKAKKTDGIGPSKSWSKVEVKKRKVKDDSEPEEDVEEDVPDISPMKKPTVRKSPVKVPAVHLDNISFHLEDECYEGLVKEFIVNIPKDISDKNNKEFCKVFVRGRKTQGAGELEVTDNEVCKEITARKMKGWPVKTHLPAGKLTVKYAILHKIGVANWVPTNHISTIANTLGSEAANYLSLYDLWNYLESTSCLEQVEGENIEHANDSHEEEVEAHTSSERTANNDDASGNSVSGADEEAASSSSTE; the protein is encoded by the exons ATGGGCATCCCTGATGATGAGATTCTGGATGTTGCTCCTCTCTCTGTTATTCCTGGTGCAAACATTGATTTGAACCAACCCATCGCCATTGATGCCTCCGATGTTGTATGCTCCAATCAAGGTAACACCTCTAGTATCCCTTCTAGTTCAACTCCTTCCGCTAACTCTAAGGAAGATAAACACTACACTGATCGTGTTATAAGAGACCTAGTCACTAGAATTCTTAATGAAG GGAAAACCGTGTCTGAAAAAGGGAAATTTGTGGCCTCTAAAACTGTCAATGCTTCCCACTCTGAGAAGCATGATGAGGCAAACGTTGTGATTGATCTAGAGGATTGTAGCTCTGAGGATCAAGAGGAAAGCTTACTTCATCATATAAAGCCAAGTGTGGCTAAACGCATGAAGACTCACAAAGGAAAATTTGTGGCTGAACTTATGTCAGCTAGAAAAGCTAAGAAGACTGATGGTATTggtccctccaaatcttggagcaaggttGAAGTAAAGAAGAGGAAGGTCAAAGATGATTCTGAGCCTGAAgaggatgttgaggaagatgtccctgacatctcgCCTATGAAGAAACCCACTGTTAGGAAGTCTCCTGTTAAAGTTCCTGCTGTTCATTTGGATaacatctctttccatcttgaggATGAA TGCTATGAAGGTTTAGTTAAGGAATTTATTGTCAACATTCCTAAGGATATTTCTGATAAGAACAACAaggagttctgcaaggtgtttgtgagGG GCAGAAAAACTCAGGGTGCAGGTGAATTAGAAGTTACCGACAATGAGGTCTGTAAAGAGATTACAGCTAGGAAAATGAAAGGTTGGCCTGTTAAAACGCACCTTCCTGCTGGGAAGTTGACTGTCAAATATGCTATCCTTCATAAAATAGGAGTTGCTAATTGGGTCCCTACCAACCATATCTCCACCATTGCTAATACCCTTGGGAG tgaagctgccaaTTACCTTTCCCTCTATGATCTGTGGAATTATCTTGAATCAACATCCTG cttggagcagGTTGAGGGTGAAAATATTGAACATGCTAATGACAGCCATGAAGAAGAAGttgaagcccacacctctagtgagaggaCTGCTAACAATGATGATGCAAGTGGCAATTCTGTTTCTGGTGCTGATGAAGaagctgcaagctcaagctcTACTGAGTAG